Proteins from a single region of Streptomyces griseiscabiei:
- a CDS encoding amino acid permease: MPDPHDHRLADPASASVPASVPATAGGSPLGGTPLSRGLKQRHLSMIALGGVIGAGLFVGSGAGIAAAGPSIVVAYALSGVLVMLVMRMLGEMSAADPASGSFSVHAERAIGPWAGFTAGWMFWTLLCVGVAAEAIGAATIMTGWFPQTASWMWVLLFMAAFCGTNLAAVGNFGEFEFWFAALKVGAISLFLLLGGLAILGLLPGTNAPGAANLTGDGGFLPHGTNGLVVGLLTSVFAYGGLETVTIAAAESEHPVRGVAKAVRTAMWRIAVFYVGSMLVIVTLIPWGDPAVTTSGPYVAVLDHLDIPAAGQVMNVIVLIALLSAMNANIYGSSRMAYSLTARGQGPKALGKVSKGVPRPAVIASSGFGFLAVLLSYRWPETVFTWLLNTVGAAVLVVWGFIAAAQLRTRRRLEREAPEKLVVRMWAFPVLTWVALAGVLTVLALMAGRPDTRVQLYFTGGLTLALALVGHLRQRARTARPDPIPHERRPRPRHGTSPNHPKHPKRP, translated from the coding sequence ATGCCCGACCCGCACGACCACCGCCTCGCCGACCCCGCATCCGCATCCGTTCCCGCATCCGTTCCCGCGACCGCCGGCGGCTCGCCCCTCGGCGGCACCCCGCTCTCCCGGGGGCTCAAACAGCGTCACCTGTCGATGATCGCCCTCGGTGGTGTCATCGGCGCGGGGCTGTTCGTCGGCTCCGGCGCCGGTATCGCGGCGGCCGGACCGTCGATCGTCGTCGCCTACGCCCTCTCCGGCGTGCTCGTCATGCTGGTGATGCGCATGCTCGGCGAGATGTCGGCGGCCGACCCCGCCTCCGGATCGTTCTCGGTGCACGCCGAGCGGGCCATCGGCCCCTGGGCGGGCTTCACCGCCGGATGGATGTTCTGGACGCTGTTGTGCGTGGGCGTCGCCGCCGAGGCGATCGGCGCCGCGACCATCATGACCGGCTGGTTCCCGCAGACCGCGTCCTGGATGTGGGTCCTGCTGTTCATGGCCGCGTTCTGCGGTACGAACCTCGCGGCCGTGGGCAACTTCGGTGAGTTCGAGTTCTGGTTCGCGGCCCTGAAGGTCGGCGCGATCTCGCTCTTTCTCCTGCTGGGCGGCCTCGCGATCCTCGGCCTGCTGCCCGGCACGAACGCCCCGGGCGCGGCCAACCTCACCGGGGACGGCGGCTTCCTGCCGCACGGCACGAACGGCCTGGTCGTCGGCCTGCTCACCTCGGTCTTCGCCTACGGCGGCCTGGAGACGGTCACCATCGCCGCCGCCGAGTCCGAACACCCGGTCAGGGGAGTCGCCAAGGCCGTGCGCACCGCGATGTGGCGGATCGCCGTCTTCTACGTCGGTTCGATGCTGGTCATCGTCACCCTCATCCCGTGGGGCGACCCGGCCGTCACCACCAGCGGCCCCTACGTGGCGGTGCTGGACCATCTCGACATACCGGCCGCCGGACAGGTGATGAACGTGATCGTGCTCATCGCCCTGCTCTCCGCGATGAACGCCAACATCTATGGCTCCTCCCGCATGGCGTACTCGCTGACGGCCCGCGGCCAGGGCCCCAAAGCCCTCGGCAAGGTCTCCAAAGGAGTACCGAGACCCGCGGTCATCGCCTCCTCCGGCTTCGGCTTCCTCGCGGTGCTGCTCAGCTACCGGTGGCCGGAGACCGTCTTCACCTGGCTGCTCAACACGGTGGGCGCGGCCGTGCTCGTGGTGTGGGGCTTCATCGCCGCCGCCCAGCTGCGGACGCGCCGGCGGCTGGAGCGGGAGGCCCCCGAGAAGCTGGTCGTGAGGATGTGGGCGTTCCCCGTCCTGACCTGGGTGGCCCTGGCCGGAGTGCTGACCGTCCTGGCCCTCATGGCGGGCCGGCCCGACACCCGTGTGCAGCTGTACTTCACCGGCGGCCTGACCCTGGCCCTCGCCCTCGTCGGCCATCTGCGGCAGAGGGCCCGGACCGCCCGCCCGGATCCGATCCCGCATGAGCGCCGACCTCGGCCCCGCCACGGCACGAGCCCGAACCATCCGAAACATCCGAAACGTCCGTGA
- a CDS encoding Lrp/AsnC family transcriptional regulator yields MDEVDRSILAVLEKNGRISNNELAARVGLSPSPCLRRVRQLEEAGVIRGYRALVDPVAVGRALRVFAGVRLMRHTRADVVAFERGIIRLPEVVACHHITGNYDYLLQVEVADLPAYEDFHANQLAALPGVATVTSYVTMKTLSADPA; encoded by the coding sequence ATGGATGAGGTGGACCGGTCGATCCTGGCCGTGCTGGAGAAGAACGGCCGGATCAGCAACAACGAACTGGCCGCCCGGGTCGGGCTGTCACCGTCGCCCTGTCTGCGGCGTGTACGGCAGCTGGAGGAGGCCGGGGTCATCCGCGGCTACCGGGCGCTGGTCGACCCGGTCGCGGTCGGGCGCGCTCTGCGCGTGTTCGCCGGGGTCCGGCTGATGCGGCACACCCGCGCGGACGTGGTCGCGTTCGAACGCGGGATCATCCGACTGCCCGAGGTGGTCGCCTGCCACCACATCACCGGCAACTACGACTACCTGCTCCAGGTCGAGGTCGCCGACCTGCCCGCCTACGAGGACTTCCACGCCAACCAGCTGGCCGCCCTGCCCGGCGTGGCCACGGTGACCAGCTACGTCACCATGAAGACACTCTCCGCCGACCCCGCCTGA
- a CDS encoding amidohydrolase family protein, giving the protein MKTLLTGGTVVTMDPAVGDLARGDVLIEDGVIVEVAEHLAVPDGAEVIDATDRIVMPGFVDNHRHTWQTAFRGVGADWTFPEWAVAMHGTVKPHYRPEDVYAGTLLGRLEALHSGVTTMLDWYHVAQTPEHEDAAVAALRDAPGRSVFCLGAGWGTADPVDAAVRRLRADLGEDGGLVTMAFGLRGPEATGMDTVARELELAAELGLRTSLHVDLVGGAVAELRAHGLLRDTTTFVHGNGLGDEELRMLADAGSSLSISPDVELKMGFGWPMTGRALAAGLRPTLSVDDVPSAGGDLFSTMRTAFAVQRGLDGGLRCRDLLAFTTLDAAASCGLDARTGSIAPGKDADIILLRTDDLTVFPVTDPVATVVSHGHPGLVDTVLVAGRTVKRDGTLVDVDLAALRTRLLASRDRIAAAAGIPLDGTWRPRPASQ; this is encoded by the coding sequence ATGAAAACCCTGCTCACCGGCGGCACCGTGGTCACGATGGACCCGGCTGTCGGCGATCTCGCCCGCGGCGACGTGCTCATCGAGGACGGCGTGATCGTCGAGGTCGCCGAACACCTCGCCGTACCGGACGGCGCCGAGGTGATCGACGCGACCGACCGGATCGTCATGCCCGGCTTCGTCGACAACCACCGCCACACCTGGCAGACCGCGTTCCGGGGCGTCGGCGCCGACTGGACGTTCCCCGAGTGGGCGGTGGCCATGCACGGCACGGTCAAACCCCACTACCGGCCCGAGGACGTCTACGCGGGCACCCTGCTCGGCCGTCTGGAGGCCCTGCATTCCGGTGTGACCACGATGCTCGACTGGTACCACGTCGCACAGACCCCGGAGCACGAGGACGCCGCCGTCGCCGCGCTGCGGGACGCGCCGGGACGGTCGGTCTTCTGCCTCGGCGCCGGATGGGGCACCGCCGACCCCGTCGACGCCGCCGTCCGCCGCCTCCGCGCCGACCTGGGCGAGGACGGCGGCCTGGTCACCATGGCGTTCGGACTGCGCGGACCCGAGGCGACGGGCATGGACACCGTCGCCCGGGAACTGGAACTAGCGGCCGAACTCGGCCTGCGCACCAGCCTGCACGTGGACCTCGTGGGCGGGGCGGTCGCCGAGCTGCGCGCGCACGGACTGCTGCGGGACACCACCACGTTCGTGCACGGCAACGGGCTCGGCGACGAGGAGTTGCGGATGCTCGCCGACGCGGGCAGCTCGCTGTCGATCAGCCCGGACGTCGAGCTGAAGATGGGCTTCGGCTGGCCGATGACCGGCCGGGCGCTCGCCGCGGGGCTGCGCCCGACGCTGTCCGTCGACGACGTCCCCTCGGCCGGCGGCGACCTGTTCTCCACGATGCGCACCGCCTTCGCCGTCCAACGCGGCCTGGACGGCGGCCTGCGCTGCCGCGACCTGCTCGCCTTCACCACCCTCGACGCCGCCGCCTCCTGCGGACTCGACGCCCGGACCGGCAGCATCGCCCCCGGCAAGGACGCCGACATCATCCTCCTGCGCACCGACGACCTGACCGTCTTCCCGGTCACCGACCCGGTCGCCACCGTCGTCAGCCACGGTCACCCCGGCCTGGTCGACACCGTCCTCGTCGCCGGCCGCACGGTCAAACGCGACGGCACCCTGGTGGACGTCGACCTCGCGGCACTCCGCACCCGACTGCTCGCCTCACGCGACCGGATCGCGGCAGCCGCCGGCATTCCGCTCGACGGCACATGGCGCCCGCGGCCGGCATCGCAGTGA
- a CDS encoding radical SAM protein — protein MNHSDQRFHVIVLSNFARGFDKYAFAYGKAGIPESTYPDRFHLLTRAELGIGVGKARRLLDRLAVPGDRLLVLETTVDPDRLVPNVSTGLGMELREARIRLSAVHELDHEGDEFTLRPTTVEDAMAASLHLHGSALRRYADTRPRSVSILPVASACQARCSFCFSSASISSDQPPARVPWDAVAHWLERARAAGAERAVITGGGEPTLIPFEQQLRLVSACSAAFPKVVLITNAHTLAKGGHTDRADRLAALGAAGLSVLAVSRHHQDDTVSERLMMLRTPVTSVIDTWRTERDRWPGLRMRLICVLQHGGVADAADVADYLSWAAARGVEEVCFKELYVSTSTESLYFDRTANVWSREHQVSLSVVTEFAERHGFALADRLPWGAPVYHGSWDGRPIRIAAYTEPSLLWERTHGIARSWNVMADGRCYASLEDRASEIVPEGATA, from the coding sequence ATGAACCACAGCGACCAGCGCTTCCATGTCATCGTGCTGTCGAACTTCGCGAGGGGCTTCGACAAGTACGCGTTCGCCTACGGCAAGGCGGGGATCCCGGAAAGCACCTATCCCGACCGGTTCCATCTGCTGACCCGCGCGGAGTTGGGGATCGGCGTCGGCAAGGCGCGACGCCTGCTGGACCGGCTGGCGGTTCCGGGCGACCGGCTGTTGGTGCTGGAGACCACGGTGGACCCCGACAGGCTGGTGCCCAATGTGTCGACCGGGCTCGGCATGGAACTGCGCGAGGCTCGCATCCGGTTGTCAGCGGTCCATGAACTCGACCACGAGGGCGACGAGTTCACTCTGCGGCCGACGACCGTCGAGGACGCGATGGCGGCCTCGCTGCACCTGCACGGCTCGGCGCTGCGTCGCTACGCCGACACACGGCCGCGCTCGGTGTCGATCCTGCCGGTCGCCTCCGCCTGCCAGGCCCGCTGTTCGTTCTGCTTCTCCTCGGCCTCGATCTCCAGCGACCAGCCGCCCGCACGGGTCCCCTGGGACGCGGTCGCCCACTGGCTGGAGCGGGCCCGTGCGGCGGGCGCCGAGCGTGCGGTGATCACCGGCGGCGGGGAGCCCACGCTCATACCGTTCGAACAGCAGCTGCGGCTGGTGTCCGCCTGCTCGGCGGCCTTCCCGAAGGTCGTCCTGATCACCAACGCGCACACCCTGGCCAAGGGCGGGCACACCGACCGGGCCGACCGCCTCGCCGCCCTGGGCGCCGCGGGCCTGAGCGTGCTGGCGGTCTCCCGGCACCATCAGGACGACACCGTCAGCGAGCGGCTGATGATGCTTCGCACACCGGTGACCTCCGTGATCGACACCTGGCGCACGGAACGCGACCGCTGGCCGGGCTTGCGGATGCGGCTGATCTGCGTGCTCCAGCACGGGGGCGTCGCCGACGCGGCCGATGTCGCCGACTACCTTTCGTGGGCCGCGGCCCGAGGTGTCGAGGAAGTCTGTTTCAAGGAGCTCTACGTGTCCACCAGCACGGAGTCGCTCTACTTCGACCGCACCGCCAACGTCTGGAGCCGCGAACACCAGGTCTCGCTGTCCGTCGTCACCGAATTCGCCGAGCGGCACGGCTTCGCGCTCGCGGACCGCCTGCCCTGGGGCGCGCCGGTGTACCACGGCAGCTGGGACGGCCGGCCGATACGGATCGCCGCCTACACCGAACCCAGCCTGCTCTGGGAACGCACCCACGGGATCGCGCGCAGCTGGAACGTCATGGCCGACGGACGGTGCTACGCCTCCCTGGAGGACCGGGCCAGCGAGATCGTGCCGGAAGGCGCGACGGCATGA
- a CDS encoding tetratricopeptide repeat protein, translated as MNQEHTSEAYDGDPVHHRLTVTTADVTLSAGGQVVARAPRTVSDFSLVETARAVTRLHERSRESLDRERIGEAIQLTQRMGRLLGERAGSPVCRALSDAARDALRSGDTLPLALAAESPSLAGLPWEMLLLPGEADPLALHPVIRPFRTGPGGGHPTQVAAPGTARPLRLVALLAGPSSAHTPHEGLLDLEAETARLTAAVTGSATVDLRLLSSGSLDALAAALREAPADIVHIVCHARPGHLRLETVDGTPHPVTADDLYRALTAARSSPVLVLAGCSTASARRLPGQESGGTAFLPGMAEQLAASGMPAVLAMSAPVRDAYAGRLTAAFHAGLASGVGPLHALHSARLALETARRTVGGDAALPEWHIPVLYTTARTAATPSSGSPSAPGPRTADPGAVPDERHIRTGPTATPLARPPLAQPPLALPLGTFVGRRPQLRIAARALGTEGTGLVVHGVGGGGKSAFVGELLRFHGAGRPVALVRGRTDVEEVLHTITAVLPGPVDETHPLTDARRPWPDRLREFARTAADLPASAPVLVLDEFEANLARRPGRPTGFTDPELGAFLESWAALDPRPPVLVTSRHPLPPGRHGAARLPHLALPPLTPAETDLLRLRLPQTRRLPSGEWDRFKEAVGGHPRTYGYLDALLSRTSVTDTDLARRLEELTDGIAATRGRIAGRTRGALREALRITAADTLLGDLVATLDAESRSLLTYAAVHRSPVPQQAFTDAEDVAGALDELVSAGLLAPDGIGPDGEPLWSVHRWTAAELAALDAPSTHRGHERAAAHWADVLDRQTLPQRQRVHAGFEAVDHHEAVDRPARAAEVAQRLCRLLHGMGRWTAEENLCRRVLDWVEPGSGQSAQAHRQLGLIARDRGTMHPAREHLERALTVSDAAGDLQGIAFAEHQLGSVLHELGDYADAERRYRRAFEVFQRLGLDRDAAASRYQLAMLEEYRGSAGQARTGYEEALAAFERAGDTGAVVACLRSLAYVAQDAQDMTTAMAHCRTAAGLCRDIGDEMQEMEIHNQVGSLHVIAGELDEAHAEFDTALRIATARDATEEIARSHQHLGICAERQGSLDIAEEHVRIALDLNRELRRVVGQAQCLTRLASLARGRGRPLAGLAHAREALALYRRTDETRERPATYRVIGDCFQDLGRPAAARRYHSRGPQEPA; from the coding sequence GTGAACCAAGAGCACACGAGCGAGGCATACGACGGCGACCCGGTGCACCACCGTCTGACCGTGACGACTGCGGACGTCACCCTGTCGGCCGGCGGGCAGGTGGTCGCCCGCGCGCCGCGCACCGTCTCGGACTTCTCGTTGGTGGAGACGGCGCGTGCCGTGACCCGGCTGCACGAGCGCTCGCGGGAGTCACTGGATCGCGAACGGATCGGCGAGGCGATCCAGCTCACTCAGCGGATGGGGCGCCTCCTCGGGGAACGGGCCGGGAGCCCCGTGTGCCGGGCACTGAGCGACGCGGCGCGGGACGCCCTGCGGAGCGGAGACACCCTGCCGCTCGCACTGGCGGCCGAGTCACCGTCGCTCGCCGGACTGCCCTGGGAGATGCTGCTGCTGCCCGGAGAGGCGGACCCCCTCGCGCTGCACCCCGTCATCCGCCCCTTTCGCACCGGCCCCGGCGGCGGACACCCGACCCAGGTGGCCGCGCCGGGCACGGCGCGGCCCCTGCGGCTGGTGGCGCTGCTGGCAGGTCCCTCCTCCGCGCACACCCCGCACGAGGGGCTGCTCGACCTGGAGGCGGAGACAGCCCGTCTGACCGCGGCGGTGACCGGTTCGGCCACCGTCGACCTGCGGCTGCTCAGTTCGGGCAGCCTGGACGCCCTGGCCGCCGCGCTGCGGGAAGCACCCGCCGACATCGTCCACATCGTCTGCCACGCCCGCCCCGGGCACCTCCGGCTGGAGACCGTCGACGGGACCCCGCACCCGGTCACGGCCGACGACCTGTACCGGGCGCTGACCGCCGCCCGGTCGTCGCCCGTGCTGGTCCTGGCAGGCTGCTCGACGGCTTCCGCACGGCGCCTGCCCGGTCAGGAGAGTGGCGGCACGGCCTTCCTGCCCGGCATGGCCGAGCAACTGGCCGCCTCCGGAATGCCCGCGGTCCTCGCCATGTCCGCACCCGTCCGGGACGCCTACGCGGGCCGGCTGACCGCCGCTTTCCACGCCGGACTCGCCTCCGGGGTCGGCCCGCTGCACGCCCTGCACTCGGCACGCCTCGCCCTGGAGACGGCCCGGCGGACAGTCGGCGGTGACGCCGCCCTGCCCGAGTGGCACATCCCGGTCCTGTACACCACCGCCCGAACGGCAGCCACGCCCAGTTCCGGGTCCCCGTCCGCGCCCGGTCCACGGACCGCGGACCCCGGAGCCGTCCCGGACGAACGCCACATCCGTACGGGCCCGACCGCGACACCCCTCGCGCGGCCACCCCTGGCGCAGCCACCCCTCGCCCTGCCGCTGGGCACGTTCGTGGGGCGCCGGCCCCAACTGCGCATCGCCGCGCGCGCACTGGGCACGGAAGGCACGGGGCTGGTCGTCCACGGCGTCGGCGGAGGAGGGAAGTCCGCCTTCGTGGGGGAACTGCTGCGCTTCCACGGCGCCGGCCGTCCTGTCGCCCTGGTGCGGGGCAGGACGGACGTCGAGGAGGTCCTGCACACGATCACGGCCGTCCTGCCCGGGCCGGTGGACGAAACCCATCCGCTCACCGACGCCCGGCGCCCATGGCCGGACCGGCTGCGTGAATTCGCCCGCACGGCAGCCGACCTCCCGGCCTCGGCGCCGGTCCTGGTGCTGGACGAGTTCGAGGCGAATCTCGCCCGCCGCCCGGGCCGGCCCACGGGCTTCACCGATCCGGAACTCGGCGCGTTCCTGGAATCCTGGGCGGCCCTCGACCCGAGACCGCCCGTCCTCGTCACCTCCCGCCACCCCCTCCCGCCCGGCCGACACGGAGCGGCACGGCTGCCACATCTGGCCCTGCCACCGCTGACGCCGGCCGAGACGGACCTGCTGCGCCTCAGACTTCCGCAGACCCGTCGACTGCCGTCCGGTGAATGGGACCGGTTCAAAGAAGCCGTGGGCGGCCACCCCCGGACCTACGGCTATCTGGACGCCCTCCTCAGCCGCACCTCCGTCACCGACACCGATCTTGCCCGCCGGCTCGAAGAACTCACCGACGGCATCGCCGCCACCCGGGGCCGGATCGCGGGACGCACGCGAGGCGCCCTGCGGGAGGCCTTACGGATCACCGCAGCCGACACACTGCTCGGCGATCTCGTCGCCACCCTCGACGCCGAATCCCGGAGCCTGCTCACGTACGCGGCGGTACATCGCTCACCCGTTCCGCAACAGGCGTTCACCGACGCCGAGGACGTGGCGGGCGCCCTCGACGAACTGGTCTCCGCCGGACTCCTGGCCCCGGACGGCATCGGGCCGGACGGCGAGCCGCTGTGGTCGGTGCATCGCTGGACCGCGGCCGAACTGGCCGCGCTGGACGCCCCGTCGACCCATCGGGGCCATGAACGGGCCGCCGCCCACTGGGCGGACGTCCTCGACCGGCAGACGCTTCCCCAGCGGCAACGCGTCCACGCGGGGTTCGAGGCGGTCGACCACCACGAGGCCGTCGACCGGCCCGCACGGGCCGCCGAGGTGGCACAGCGCCTGTGCCGGCTGCTGCACGGGATGGGCCGTTGGACCGCCGAGGAGAACCTGTGCCGACGGGTACTGGACTGGGTCGAACCCGGCTCCGGGCAGTCGGCCCAGGCCCATCGGCAGCTCGGTCTCATCGCCCGCGACCGAGGCACGATGCATCCGGCGCGGGAACACCTGGAGCGCGCGCTGACGGTGAGCGACGCGGCCGGCGACCTCCAGGGGATCGCCTTCGCCGAGCACCAGCTCGGCTCGGTGCTCCACGAACTCGGCGACTACGCCGACGCCGAGCGACGCTACCGCCGCGCCTTCGAGGTGTTCCAACGCCTCGGCCTGGACCGGGACGCCGCTGCCTCCCGCTACCAACTGGCCATGCTGGAGGAGTACCGGGGCAGCGCCGGCCAGGCCCGGACCGGCTACGAGGAGGCACTGGCCGCCTTCGAACGGGCCGGGGACACCGGTGCCGTCGTCGCCTGTCTGCGCAGCCTGGCCTATGTCGCCCAGGACGCCCAGGACATGACCACCGCCATGGCGCACTGCCGCACCGCGGCGGGCCTGTGCCGGGACATCGGCGACGAGATGCAGGAAATGGAGATCCACAACCAGGTCGGCAGCCTGCACGTGATCGCGGGCGAACTCGACGAGGCACACGCCGAGTTCGACACCGCGCTGCGCATCGCCACCGCTCGCGACGCCACCGAGGAGATCGCCCGTTCCCACCAGCACCTGGGCATCTGCGCGGAGCGCCAGGGCTCGCTCGACATCGCGGAGGAGCATGTGCGGATCGCGCTGGACCTGAACAGGGAACTGCGCCGGGTGGTCGGCCAGGCCCAGTGCCTGACCCGGCTCGCCTCCCTCGCCCGCGGACGGGGCCGGCCGCTCGCGGGACTGGCCCACGCCCGGGAGGCACTGGCCCTGTACCGCCGGACCGACGAGACACGGGAGCGGCCCGCCACCTACCGCGTCATCGGCGACTGCTTCCAGGACCTGGGCCGGCCCGCGGCGGCGCGCCGCTACCACTCCCGCGGTCCGCAGGAACCCGCGTGA
- a CDS encoding aminotransferase class I/II-fold pyridoxal phosphate-dependent enzyme — MRSQEFEEFQAFRQRQLSASASLLDAAETNVYRALAPMRPEPPADTQKVYRCDLARTWLRRFELPEEWSGRAMVCRGVRHGLGVVFPWLRAVGARLWLPGDVYPVYFELARAAGLAPGSYPTLPAPTLPTSPASPTPPSFPMSPPDQRPEYLLLANPSKPLGRYLSDDECAAVIAWLREAPHRHILIDSVYDLGAPFAAGTRRLLDTGRAILLHSVTKGWLWPRTFGVVLLGPAHTELAEAFRADPPAPAQLGLADRLLTEHGDVPRRVGDELTARAERLFERLPDDVLKAIPTASRTCPGNYFFPADIPAQTLQREYGVLALPVGVFGESTWSGSVLTSLGDALSPTPTGTGNR, encoded by the coding sequence ATGAGGTCCCAGGAGTTCGAGGAGTTCCAGGCATTCCGGCAGCGGCAGCTCAGCGCTTCCGCGTCGCTCCTGGACGCCGCCGAGACGAATGTGTACCGGGCGCTTGCCCCGATGCGACCGGAACCGCCGGCCGACACGCAGAAGGTGTACCGATGCGACCTCGCCCGAACCTGGCTGCGGCGCTTCGAACTGCCGGAGGAGTGGTCCGGCCGCGCCATGGTCTGCCGAGGGGTCCGGCACGGGCTCGGGGTGGTGTTCCCCTGGCTGCGCGCCGTCGGGGCACGGCTGTGGCTGCCCGGCGACGTGTACCCGGTGTACTTCGAGCTGGCCCGCGCGGCGGGGCTGGCGCCCGGCTCCTACCCGACGCTGCCGGCACCGACCCTGCCGACGTCCCCGGCCTCCCCGACACCTCCGTCCTTCCCGATGTCGCCGCCGGACCAGCGGCCCGAGTACCTGCTGCTCGCCAACCCCAGCAAGCCGCTCGGCCGATACCTGTCCGACGACGAGTGCGCAGCGGTGATCGCGTGGTTGCGGGAGGCACCGCATCGCCACATTCTGATCGACAGCGTCTACGACCTGGGAGCCCCGTTCGCCGCCGGCACACGGCGGCTGCTGGACACCGGTCGTGCGATCCTGCTGCATTCGGTCACCAAGGGATGGCTGTGGCCCCGTACGTTCGGCGTGGTCCTCCTGGGTCCGGCGCACACCGAACTGGCCGAGGCGTTCCGGGCGGATCCGCCGGCGCCGGCGCAACTGGGGCTCGCCGACCGCCTGCTGACCGAGCACGGTGACGTACCCCGGCGCGTCGGCGACGAACTGACGGCGCGGGCTGAGCGGCTGTTCGAGCGGTTGCCGGACGACGTGCTCAAGGCGATTCCCACGGCGAGCCGGACGTGTCCCGGCAACTACTTCTTCCCGGCCGACATCCCCGCGCAGACGCTCCAACGCGAGTACGGCGTACTCGCGCTGCCGGTCGGCGTGTTCGGTGAGAGCACCTGGTCCGGCTCCGTCCTGACCAGCCTCGGTGACGCGCTCTCCCCCACGCCGACGGGCACAGGGAACCGCTGA
- a CDS encoding trans-sulfuration enzyme family protein, with translation MPGNSTITVHADRGIHPTRAVAPPIYQTAAFWAEDGETFARGAVEPRGRDFYTRFGNPNHAQVAAVVAALEGTEAAMVTASGMAALTTAVLALVSAGDHVIGQRSTYGGTGSVLLNLLPRLGVSTTQVDQTDPEAFAKALTPRTRLILVETPSNPLLQITDLRAVADLARAHNVPTMADNTFATPLNQRPADLGIDLVWHSATKYLNGHSDVSAGVIAGSAELLDRIWDVGLLTGATLGPVDAWLLLRGMRTLPLRMPRHNANGLALAQALAGHPAVARVHYPGLASHPQHELAARQMSGFGGVLGIEFTGGFETADAFLGRLRYSLRSASLGGVESLAVHPASMWRGMLSEDQIAESVPPGLVRLAAGTEDTADLVADALAAADAVHTAAATA, from the coding sequence ATGCCGGGCAACAGCACCATCACCGTCCACGCCGACCGAGGGATCCACCCCACCCGTGCCGTGGCACCGCCCATCTACCAGACGGCGGCGTTCTGGGCCGAGGACGGCGAGACGTTCGCCCGCGGCGCCGTCGAACCGCGCGGCAGGGACTTCTACACCCGCTTCGGCAACCCCAACCACGCCCAGGTCGCCGCCGTGGTCGCCGCGCTGGAGGGCACCGAGGCGGCCATGGTCACCGCGTCCGGGATGGCCGCGCTCACCACCGCCGTGCTGGCCCTGGTGTCCGCCGGCGACCATGTCATCGGGCAGCGGTCCACCTACGGCGGCACGGGCTCCGTCCTGCTGAACCTGCTGCCGCGCCTCGGCGTCTCCACCACCCAGGTCGACCAGACCGACCCGGAGGCGTTCGCGAAGGCGCTGACCCCGAGGACCCGGCTGATCCTGGTGGAGACGCCGAGCAACCCTCTGCTGCAGATCACCGATCTGCGCGCCGTCGCGGACCTGGCCCGCGCGCACAACGTGCCGACCATGGCGGACAACACTTTCGCCACCCCGCTCAACCAGCGTCCGGCGGACCTCGGCATCGACCTGGTCTGGCACAGCGCGACCAAGTACCTCAACGGCCACTCCGACGTCTCCGCCGGAGTGATCGCCGGGTCCGCCGAACTCCTGGACCGGATCTGGGACGTCGGCCTCCTCACCGGCGCCACCCTCGGCCCCGTCGACGCCTGGCTGCTGCTGCGCGGGATGCGCACCCTGCCGCTGCGGATGCCCCGGCACAACGCCAACGGCCTCGCCCTCGCGCAGGCGCTCGCCGGACATCCGGCCGTGGCGAGGGTGCACTATCCCGGCCTGGCGTCGCATCCGCAGCACGAGCTGGCGGCCCGTCAGATGAGCGGCTTCGGCGGGGTGCTCGGCATCGAGTTCACCGGCGGCTTCGAGACGGCCGACGCCTTCCTCGGCCGACTGCGCTACTCGCTGCGGTCGGCCAGCCTCGGCGGTGTGGAGTCCCTGGCGGTGCACCCGGCGTCCATGTGGCGCGGGATGCTCAGCGAGGACCAGATCGCCGAGTCGGTGCCGCCGGGCCTGGTCCGGCTGGCCGCGGGCACGGAGGACACCGCCGACCTGGTCGCCGACGCCCTCGCCGCCGCCGACGCCGTACACACCGCGGCAGCGACCGCCTGA